The following are encoded together in the Methanobrevibacter sp. genome:
- a CDS encoding phosphoribosylanthranilate isomerase, producing the protein MVKIKICGIRRFEDIDIVNKYKPDYIGFVFANSKRQVSHELAADLKSNLSSDIVSVGVFVNAGIDEILELFNAKTIEIAQLHGNESEEYINILKERTDNELKIIKAIEMAENNDLLKYDDSLADYLLLDSGKGSGKTFDWRLIRKDLKKEFFLAGGINSLNVREAILEFNPYAIDLSSSLETDGFKDEGKIKEIMEVIN; encoded by the coding sequence ATGGTTAAGATTAAAATCTGTGGAATCAGGCGTTTTGAAGATATTGATATCGTGAATAAGTATAAACCGGATTACATTGGGTTCGTATTTGCTAATTCAAAAAGACAAGTTTCACATGAGCTTGCTGCAGATTTAAAAAGCAATTTAAGTTCAGATATAGTTTCAGTAGGCGTTTTTGTAAATGCAGGCATTGATGAAATTTTAGAGTTATTTAATGCGAAGACTATAGAAATTGCTCAGCTTCATGGCAATGAAAGTGAGGAGTATATTAATATTTTAAAAGAAAGAACTGATAATGAACTAAAAATTATTAAAGCTATTGAAATGGCGGAAAATAATGATTTGTTAAAATATGATGATTCATTAGCTGATTATTTACTTTTAGATAGTGGTAAAGGCAGTGGTAAAACCTTTGATTGGCGTTTAATCAGAAAAGACTTAAAAAAAGAGTTTTTTTTAGCAGGAGGAATTAATTCTCTTAATGTCAGGGAAGCAATTTTAGAATTTAATCCTTATGCTATTGATTTAAGTTCCAGCCTTGAAACTGACGGATTTAAAGATGAAGGTAAAATTAAAGAGATTATGGAGGTAATAAATTGA
- the trpC gene encoding indole-3-glycerol phosphate synthase TrpC has translation MLEEIVDKTKERVSQSKKNKSLEELKEEVKQLEITQDFPFKKALSENEISIIAEVKRASPSKGLIAEDFDYVNIAKEYENAGASAISVLTEPYFFKGSDDYLKEIAQNVNIPILRKDFVIDEYMIWEAKLLGASCVLLIVSILSIVELKKFLDLAHDLGLSAIVETHDGDEIRTALNVGAEIIGVNNRNLNDFTVDIENSISLRRCVSGDVIFISESGIKTPEDVRKLKENDVDAVLIGETLMKCDDKKAMILELKNG, from the coding sequence ATGTTGGAAGAAATTGTTGATAAAACTAAAGAAAGGGTATCACAGTCAAAAAAGAATAAGTCTCTTGAGGAACTTAAGGAAGAAGTCAAACAATTGGAAATTACTCAAGATTTCCCTTTTAAAAAGGCATTAAGTGAAAATGAGATTTCCATTATTGCGGAAGTTAAAAGGGCTTCTCCCTCAAAGGGATTAATCGCTGAAGATTTTGATTATGTGAACATTGCAAAGGAATATGAAAATGCAGGGGCATCAGCGATTTCCGTTTTGACAGAACCCTACTTTTTCAAAGGATCTGATGATTATTTGAAAGAAATCGCACAGAATGTGAACATTCCAATTTTGAGAAAAGATTTTGTAATTGACGAGTACATGATTTGGGAAGCTAAATTATTGGGAGCTTCTTGTGTATTATTGATTGTTTCTATATTGTCCATTGTAGAATTGAAGAAATTTTTGGATTTGGCTCATGATTTGGGTCTTTCTGCTATCGTTGAAACACATGATGGTGATGAAATTAGGACAGCTTTGAATGTAGGTGCTGAAATAATAGGCGTGAATAATAGGAACTTGAATGATTTCACTGTAGACATTGAAAATAGTATTAGCCTACGTAGATGTGTAAGTGGAGATGTCATATTTATTTCTGAAAGTGGGATTAAAACACCGGAAGATGTTAGGAAATTAAAAGAAAATGATGTCGATGCAGTTTTAATTGGCGAAACTTTAATGAAATGCGATGATAAGAAGGCTATGATTTTGGAGTTGAAAAATGGTTAA
- the trpD gene encoding anthranilate phosphoribosyltransferase has protein sequence MIKEAILKVYKHENLTYDEAYQTMDEIMSGEASEVQMSAYLTAMSMKGETIEEITASAEAMRAHCVRLLNDEEVLEIVGTGGDGSNTFNISTTSSIVISSAGVPVAKHGNRSASSKCGAADVLEELGVNIYIEPEKSLRCLKEINLCFLFAQNYHLAMKYVAGVRKELSIRTIFNILGPLTSPAGATMQVLGVYEKELVEPLTEVLKNLGVKSSLTVYGLDGMDEISVSDKTAVCELKDGNIMSYEISPEYFGMELASKEDLVGGDAKENAKITLSILNGEKGPKRNAVLLNSAAGLYSAGKVDSLREGVELAEELIDSGKALKQLEKFIEITNS, from the coding sequence ATGATTAAAGAAGCTATTTTAAAAGTGTACAAACATGAAAATTTAACTTATGATGAAGCCTATCAGACTATGGATGAAATCATGAGTGGCGAAGCAAGCGAAGTCCAGATGAGTGCATATTTAACTGCAATGTCAATGAAAGGAGAAACAATTGAAGAGATAACAGCTTCCGCTGAAGCAATGAGGGCTCATTGTGTAAGATTATTGAACGACGAGGAAGTTTTGGAAATTGTCGGGACAGGTGGTGACGGTTCAAACACATTTAACATATCCACCACATCATCAATTGTCATTTCATCAGCAGGAGTTCCTGTAGCAAAACATGGAAATAGGTCTGCATCAAGTAAATGCGGTGCTGCTGATGTATTGGAAGAATTGGGTGTTAATATTTACATTGAACCTGAAAAAAGCTTAAGATGTTTAAAGGAAATCAATTTATGTTTCTTGTTTGCTCAAAATTATCATTTGGCCATGAAGTATGTTGCGGGGGTCCGTAAGGAATTGTCAATCAGAACAATATTTAATATATTGGGGCCTTTAACAAGCCCTGCCGGAGCAACAATGCAGGTATTGGGAGTTTATGAAAAGGAACTTGTAGAACCATTGACTGAAGTTTTAAAGAATTTGGGTGTTAAATCTTCATTGACTGTTTATGGTTTGGATGGAATGGATGAAATTTCAGTCAGCGATAAAACTGCAGTTTGCGAACTTAAGGATGGCAATATAATGTCTTATGAAATTTCACCGGAATATTTCGGCATGGAACTGGCATCAAAAGAGGATCTTGTTGGTGGAGATGCAAAGGAGAATGCAAAAATAACATTGTCAATTTTAAATGGTGAAAAGGGTCCTAAAAGAAATGCTGTTTTATTAAATTCAGCTGCAGGATTATATTCCGCTGGAAAAGTAGATTCTTTACGCGAAGGTGTTGAATTGGCAGAAGAGCTAATTGACTCTGGAAAAGCCTTAAAGCAATTGGAAAAATTTATTGAAATTACAAATAGTTGA
- a CDS encoding aminodeoxychorismate/anthranilate synthase component II → MILLIDNYDSFSYNLFQLIGEVDDDLAVFRNDKITLGEISRLNPDAIILSPGPGRPENAGICIDVVKEFCDKIPILGVCLGHQAICEAFGGTVSHAKRLMHGKSSKISLDYDFIFKGLPSEITVGRYHSLSLLKDTIPDCLEIISKAKDDGEVMAVKHKDYNIYGLQFHPESILTPDGLTIISNFLEKVDKGIL, encoded by the coding sequence ATGATTCTTTTAATTGATAACTATGACAGTTTTTCATATAATCTGTTCCAATTAATCGGAGAGGTTGATGATGACCTTGCTGTTTTTAGAAATGATAAAATAACTCTTGGCGAAATCTCTCGTTTAAACCCGGATGCAATAATTTTATCTCCCGGTCCTGGAAGGCCGGAAAATGCTGGAATTTGCATTGATGTCGTAAAGGAATTTTGCGATAAAATTCCTATTCTTGGGGTTTGTTTAGGCCACCAGGCAATCTGTGAAGCCTTTGGAGGCACAGTGTCTCATGCAAAAAGATTAATGCACGGCAAATCTTCAAAAATTTCTCTCGATTATGATTTTATATTTAAAGGATTGCCAAGTGAGATAACTGTTGGCAGATATCATTCCTTAAGTTTATTAAAGGACACTATTCCAGATTGTTTGGAGATAATATCAAAAGCGAAAGATGATGGGGAAGTCATGGCGGTTAAACATAAAGATTACAATATTTATGGACTTCAATTTCATCCTGAATCAATTTTAACTCCAGATGGATTAACTATTATCAGTAATTTTTTAGAAAAAGTAGATAAAGGGATTTTATGA
- the trpE gene encoding anthranilate synthase component I: MFSPSLEEVKNISKNEEYKRIPIFCELFSDMATPIEVLRVLKATSKHCYLLESIEDVEKWGRYSFLGFNPVLEFTCQNGVVHIKGDDKFERLTDDEIVIGTDNPSEIIRDLIKLNKSPKLDYLPPFTGGFVGYFAYDYIKYAEPSLNLDAENQDQFKDIDIMLFDKVIAFDNFKQKIILISNMKTDDLENNYEKACEDLRNLADLIKNGKKAEIEPLKLKSDFKPAFSKEKYCGMVSKAKNYIKEGDIFQVVLSNRIEADISGSLFDTYRVLRTTNPSPYMFYFSSDDIEIAGASPETLVKLTDRKLYTFPLAGTRPRGKTEEEDLELEKELLADEKELAEHNMLVDLGRNDIGRISEIGSVNVDKYLSVERFSHVMHIGSTVSGTLRGDLDSLVAIDSILPAGTLSGAPKIRACEIINELENNKRGIYGGAIGYVDLSGNIDTCISIRIAFARKNKVFIRSGAGIVADSVPETEFDESLNKAAAVINALEIADGGIE, from the coding sequence ATGTTTTCCCCAAGTTTAGAAGAAGTAAAAAATATATCAAAAAATGAAGAGTATAAGAGGATTCCCATATTCTGTGAATTGTTTTCAGATATGGCCACTCCTATAGAAGTTTTAAGAGTTTTAAAAGCAACAAGCAAGCACTGTTACTTATTGGAAAGTATTGAAGATGTCGAAAAATGGGGAAGATACAGTTTTTTAGGCTTTAATCCTGTGTTGGAGTTCACATGTCAAAACGGTGTTGTTCACATTAAAGGTGACGATAAATTTGAGAGATTAACTGATGATGAAATCGTCATTGGAACAGATAATCCAAGCGAAATCATTAGGGATTTGATTAAATTGAACAAATCTCCAAAACTGGATTACTTGCCTCCATTTACAGGAGGTTTTGTCGGCTATTTTGCTTATGATTATATAAAATACGCTGAACCTTCATTAAACTTGGATGCTGAAAACCAGGATCAGTTCAAAGACATTGATATAATGTTGTTTGATAAGGTCATAGCCTTTGACAATTTCAAGCAAAAGATTATCTTAATTTCAAACATGAAAACTGATGATTTGGAAAACAATTATGAAAAGGCTTGTGAAGACTTAAGGAATTTAGCAGATTTAATTAAAAATGGCAAAAAAGCCGAAATCGAGCCATTAAAATTAAAATCAGATTTTAAACCAGCATTTTCAAAAGAAAAATATTGCGGCATGGTTTCAAAAGCCAAAAATTACATTAAGGAGGGAGACATTTTCCAGGTTGTTTTATCAAATAGGATTGAAGCGGATATTTCAGGGAGTTTATTTGATACATATAGGGTTTTAAGGACTACAAATCCTTCTCCATACATGTTCTATTTCTCAAGCGATGATATTGAAATAGCCGGTGCTTCTCCTGAAACTTTAGTAAAATTAACTGATAGAAAATTGTATACTTTCCCCCTTGCAGGAACAAGGCCTCGTGGAAAGACCGAAGAGGAGGATTTGGAACTCGAAAAGGAATTGCTTGCAGACGAAAAGGAATTGGCTGAACATAACATGTTGGTTGATTTGGGACGAAACGATATTGGAAGAATATCTGAAATAGGCTCTGTCAATGTTGACAAGTACCTGTCTGTAGAGAGATTTTCACATGTGATGCATATTGGGTCTACAGTTAGCGGCACTCTAAGAGGCGATTTGGATTCCCTTGTAGCAATCGATTCAATTCTCCCTGCAGGAACATTGTCTGGAGCTCCAAAAATAAGAGCCTGTGAAATTATAAATGAGCTTGAAAATAATAAGAGAGGCATATATGGTGGAGCTATTGGATACGTTGATTTAAGCGGAAATATTGACACATGCATTTCTATTAGGATAGCTTTTGCAAGGAAAAATAAAGTTTTCATCCGTTCTGGGGCAGGCATTGTTGCTGATAGTGTGCCTGAAACTGAATTTGATGAAAGCTTAAATAAGGCGGCCGCCGTTATAAATGCATTAGAAATTGCAGATGGGGGGATAGAATGA
- a CDS encoding CPBP family intramembrane glutamic endopeptidase — MSELNENLKNIKIIDFAIFIVLAYVIFFILSCFNIVNDSSLFYILIIAYFVFSLRNCTEGLKEDVKNVFSKMHLRYILLIVFLNIFFSYGMLYVSVALINNFPSLDFLVNFSIPSMSIDYLPMVGSFLTTVVVSPISEELLFRGVFLNKFKLFIPTVFAVLITSLLFGALHSFGGMISAFVFAICMAILYLKTENIFVPIFAHFLNNLFAEIIRLSDVNNILFTNYFVMGFVGVLAIISTWLLLSSIIEELKKY, encoded by the coding sequence ATGTCTGAATTGAATGAGAATCTAAAAAACATTAAAATTATAGATTTTGCCATTTTCATTGTTTTGGCATATGTGATATTTTTCATTTTGTCTTGCTTCAATATTGTTAATGACAGCAGTCTGTTCTATATTTTGATTATTGCTTATTTTGTATTTTCACTAAGAAATTGCACTGAAGGTTTAAAAGAGGATGTGAAAAATGTCTTTTCAAAAATGCATTTGAGATACATATTATTAATCGTATTTTTAAATATTTTCTTTTCATATGGGATGCTGTATGTATCAGTGGCTTTGATTAATAATTTTCCATCTCTGGATTTTTTAGTTAACTTTTCGATACCTTCAATGTCAATAGATTATTTGCCGATGGTTGGCAGTTTTCTCACTACTGTTGTCGTTTCTCCAATTTCTGAGGAATTGTTGTTTAGAGGCGTTTTTTTAAATAAATTTAAATTGTTTATTCCAACAGTCTTTGCAGTGCTGATTACTTCATTGCTGTTTGGTGCCCTTCATAGTTTTGGAGGGATGATTTCCGCATTTGTTTTTGCAATTTGCATGGCCATATTATATCTTAAAACAGAAAATATTTTCGTTCCCATCTTTGCTCATTTCTTAAACAATTTATTCGCTGAAATAATCAGATTAAGTGATGTGAATAATATTTTATTTACAAATTATTTCGTGATGGGTTTTGTAGGTGTTTTGGCAATCATTTCCACATGGTTGTTGTTAAGTTCAATCATTGAAGAATTGAAAAAATATTAA
- a CDS encoding helix-turn-helix transcriptional regulator yields the protein METKIRQFRHEKGMTQQELAESVGVTRQTINALENARYNPSLLLAYKITKILGKNSIEDVFTFDEND from the coding sequence ATGGAAACAAAAATACGCCAGTTTCGCCATGAAAAAGGCATGACTCAACAGGAGTTGGCCGAATCTGTTGGCGTCACTCGTCAGACAATAAATGCTTTAGAAAATGCTCGTTATAATCCTTCCTTATTATTGGCCTATAAGATCACAAAGATTTTAGGTAAAAATTCTATTGAAGATGTTTTTACGTTTGATGAAAACGATTGA
- the purB gene encoding adenylosuccinate lyase: MAIHPIEFRYGTPEMKRIWEEENKLQRMLDVESALAQAEGKLGIIPQEVADEIASKATTEYVKLERVKAIEAETNHDIAALSKGITEVCENGAGEYVHFGATSNDIVDSSNSLLIRDSIEVLKEKLERLTKIMLKLTEENKMKVCIGRTHGQHALPTTYGMKFGIWADELHRQYERLEHAEGNVCIGMMDGAVGTTAALGEQGWEIHKSVAEILGLPAATITNQVVQRDNHVEFISVLANIASTLDKIGLEIRSLQRTELMEVGEYFDPEKQVGSSTMPHKMNPITAERICGVARIIKSYVNAALDNNPLWHERDLTNSSCERIMFPESCILTDYILNLTIKLMNNLVFYDENIERNLNLTNGLIMAERLMAELTRAGMGKQTAYGIVRKNAIKANKEKLLLGELILQDEEVQKYLTEEDVEKIMDPHTYVGSISIIIDELLEKSKNWF, encoded by the coding sequence ATGGCAATACATCCTATTGAATTTAGGTATGGTACCCCAGAAATGAAAAGAATATGGGAAGAAGAAAATAAATTACAAAGAATGCTGGATGTGGAATCTGCATTAGCTCAAGCTGAAGGAAAACTTGGCATTATACCTCAAGAAGTAGCAGATGAAATCGCATCCAAAGCAACTACAGAATACGTAAAATTAGAACGAGTGAAAGCTATTGAAGCTGAAACCAATCACGATATTGCGGCTCTTTCTAAAGGAATTACAGAAGTATGTGAAAATGGCGCTGGAGAATATGTCCACTTTGGAGCTACCTCCAATGATATTGTAGACAGCTCCAACTCATTGCTTATTCGTGACTCAATTGAAGTGTTAAAAGAAAAATTAGAAAGATTGACTAAAATCATGCTCAAATTGACTGAAGAAAATAAAATGAAGGTGTGCATTGGACGTACTCACGGACAACATGCGCTTCCAACAACCTATGGAATGAAATTCGGTATTTGGGCGGATGAACTTCACAGGCAATATGAAAGGCTGGAACATGCTGAAGGCAATGTCTGCATTGGCATGATGGATGGGGCCGTAGGAACAACCGCCGCATTGGGCGAGCAAGGTTGGGAAATTCATAAAAGCGTTGCCGAAATATTGGGATTGCCTGCCGCCACAATTACAAACCAAGTTGTCCAAAGAGACAATCACGTTGAATTCATTAGCGTATTAGCCAATATCGCAAGTACCCTAGATAAAATCGGATTGGAAATTAGAAGCCTTCAGAGAACTGAACTCATGGAAGTTGGAGAATATTTCGACCCTGAAAAGCAAGTAGGAAGTAGCACAATGCCACACAAAATGAATCCTATTACAGCTGAAAGGATCTGTGGCGTTGCAAGAATTATTAAATCCTATGTAAATGCGGCCTTGGACAACAACCCCCTTTGGCATGAAAGAGACTTGACCAACTCCTCCTGTGAAAGGATAATGTTTCCGGAAAGCTGCATTTTAACTGACTATATCCTCAATTTAACTATAAAATTAATGAATAATTTAGTTTTCTACGATGAAAACATCGAAAGAAACCTGAACTTAACAAACGGTTTAATTATGGCTGAAAGACTAATGGCAGAACTTACCCGTGCTGGAATGGGAAAACAAACTGCATATGGAATTGTAAGAAAAAATGCAATTAAAGCCAATAAAGAAAAACTATTATTGGGTGAACTAATCTTACAAGACGAAGAAGTTCAGAAATATCTAACCGAAGAAGATGTCGAAAAGATAATGGACCCTCACACATATGTCGGGTCCATATCAATAATAATTGACGAATTACTTGAAAAATCCAAGAATTGGTTTTAG